A DNA window from Gillisia sp. Hel1_33_143 contains the following coding sequences:
- the mnmG gene encoding tRNA uridine-5-carboxymethylaminomethyl(34) synthesis enzyme MnmG, whose translation MFEEYDVIVVGAGHAGSEAAAAAANLGSKTLLVTMNLQNIAQMSCNPAMGGIAKGQIVREIDALGGYSGLVSDTSAIQFKMLNKSKGPAMWSPRVQSDRMMFAEHWRLRLEQTKNLDFYQEMVSGLIVEGDTVVGIRTSLGLEIRAKSVVLTNGTFLNGLIHIGDKNFGGGRSGERAATGITEELVNLGFEAGRMKTGTPPRVDGRSLDYSKMVEQPGDEIPSKFSYLDDTRPLQKQRSCYMTYTSNEVHEILKEGFDRSPMFNGRIKSLGPRYCPSIEDKINRFADRDRHQLFIEPEGWKTCEVYVNGFSTSLPEDVQFKALKSVAGFENVKFFRPGYAIEYDYFPPTQLMHTLETKLVNGLYFAGQINGTTGYEEAASQGMMAGMNAALKVQEKDPFILKRDEAYIGVLVDDLITKGTEEPYRMFTSRAEYRTLLRQDNADFRLTEKSFNIGLASEKRMRKMEEKKDKSLKFVEFLKDTSVDHEIANVVLEDKDSALMKQNDKIFKIFSRPNITMRDVQTFPGVQEFIDNNELNEEMLEQTEIQVKYSGYIDKEKNNADKLHRLEDIKIPMNYDYSNIKSMSFEAREKLNKIQPITVSQASRISGVSPSDISVLLVYMGR comes from the coding sequence ATGTTTGAAGAATATGATGTTATAGTTGTTGGTGCAGGACATGCTGGAAGTGAAGCTGCCGCTGCTGCCGCTAACTTAGGTTCTAAAACCTTATTGGTTACAATGAATCTTCAAAATATTGCACAGATGAGCTGTAATCCTGCCATGGGTGGGATTGCAAAAGGGCAAATTGTGCGGGAGATTGATGCTCTTGGAGGATATAGTGGATTGGTTAGTGATACCAGTGCAATTCAATTTAAGATGCTTAATAAATCTAAGGGTCCGGCAATGTGGAGCCCAAGAGTGCAGAGTGATAGAATGATGTTTGCAGAGCACTGGAGATTGCGTTTAGAACAAACAAAAAATCTCGATTTTTATCAAGAAATGGTATCGGGTTTAATTGTGGAAGGAGATACTGTTGTAGGGATAAGAACTTCTTTAGGGCTAGAAATAAGAGCCAAATCTGTAGTTCTTACCAATGGAACTTTTTTGAATGGATTAATTCATATTGGAGATAAGAACTTTGGTGGTGGTAGATCTGGAGAAAGAGCGGCGACTGGAATTACAGAAGAATTAGTTAATCTTGGCTTTGAAGCAGGAAGAATGAAAACTGGAACTCCTCCTAGAGTAGATGGAAGATCTTTAGATTATTCTAAAATGGTGGAACAACCAGGTGATGAAATTCCTTCTAAATTTTCATACTTAGATGACACAAGGCCATTACAAAAACAACGTTCTTGTTATATGACGTATACCTCAAATGAGGTGCATGAGATTTTGAAAGAAGGTTTTGATCGTTCTCCAATGTTTAATGGTAGAATTAAAAGCTTAGGTCCGCGTTACTGTCCTTCTATAGAAGATAAAATAAATAGATTCGCCGATAGAGATAGACATCAACTATTTATTGAACCGGAAGGTTGGAAAACGTGCGAGGTTTATGTGAATGGATTTTCTACATCTTTACCAGAAGACGTACAATTTAAAGCCTTAAAATCTGTAGCCGGATTTGAGAATGTAAAATTCTTTAGACCTGGATACGCAATAGAATATGATTATTTTCCACCTACGCAATTAATGCATACCCTGGAAACTAAATTGGTAAACGGTTTATACTTTGCTGGGCAGATTAATGGTACTACAGGATATGAAGAAGCTGCTTCCCAAGGAATGATGGCAGGAATGAATGCCGCGCTAAAAGTTCAAGAAAAGGATCCTTTTATCTTAAAGAGGGATGAAGCGTATATTGGAGTTTTAGTAGATGATCTTATTACAAAGGGTACAGAAGAGCCATATAGAATGTTTACATCAAGAGCAGAATATCGCACATTGCTAAGGCAAGATAATGCCGATTTTAGATTGACTGAAAAGTCTTTTAATATTGGATTAGCAAGTGAAAAGAGAATGCGTAAAATGGAAGAGAAGAAAGACAAGTCTCTAAAATTTGTAGAATTCTTAAAAGATACCAGTGTAGATCATGAGATTGCGAACGTAGTTTTAGAAGATAAAGATTCTGCATTAATGAAGCAAAATGATAAGATCTTTAAGATCTTTTCTCGACCTAATATTACCATGCGGGATGTGCAAACTTTTCCGGGAGTTCAGGAATTTATTGATAATAATGAATTGAACGAAGAAATGTTGGAACAAACAGAAATCCAGGTAAAGTATTCTGGTTATATAGATAAGGAAAAGAACAATGCAGATAAGCTTCATAGATTAGAAGATATTAAGATTCCTATGAATTACGATTATTCTAATATAAAGTCGATGTCTTTTGAAGCACGCGAAAAATTGAATAAGATACAGCCCATAACAGTATCTCAAGCCTCACGAATAAGCGGGGTTAGTCCTAGCGATATTTCGGTTCTTTTGGTTTATATGGGTAGATAA
- a CDS encoding class I SAM-dependent methyltransferase, whose protein sequence is MEEQYLLSSQRKILTCKDHTVSGENFDLLLDEDSEMLVTYPRPDKRVLSNYYRSEAYISHTDSSSSLKDKIYQSVKKFMLQKKLKWINKKFPQKGKLLDIGAGTGDFLALAKLDGWKVKGIEPEISARKKAEEKGVKLFADSSHFKSEKFDVITMWHVLEHVPDLKAQVIELETLQKKDGLLIIAVPNYKSYDASYYKEFWAAYDVPRHLWHFSRNSFKSVFSGTSFKQSDSKPLIFDSYYVSLLSEKYKTGNYNFLKALYIGYISNSKAKSSSEYSSIAYFFRKRS, encoded by the coding sequence TTGGAGGAGCAATATTTACTATCATCACAAAGGAAAATTCTTACCTGCAAAGATCATACGGTAAGTGGGGAAAATTTTGATCTTCTTTTAGATGAAGATTCTGAAATGTTGGTTACCTACCCAAGGCCAGATAAACGAGTTCTTTCTAATTATTATAGAAGTGAAGCTTACATCTCTCATACAGATTCTTCCTCAAGCTTAAAAGATAAGATCTATCAAAGCGTAAAGAAATTTATGCTTCAAAAGAAACTGAAATGGATAAATAAGAAATTTCCACAAAAGGGAAAACTCTTAGATATTGGAGCAGGCACCGGAGATTTTTTGGCACTTGCTAAATTAGATGGATGGAAGGTAAAAGGAATTGAACCAGAAATTTCAGCAAGAAAAAAAGCTGAGGAAAAAGGAGTGAAGCTTTTTGCAGATTCTTCTCATTTTAAATCTGAAAAATTTGACGTTATAACTATGTGGCATGTACTTGAACATGTTCCGGATCTTAAAGCGCAGGTTATAGAATTAGAGACGCTCCAAAAAAAAGATGGCCTTTTAATAATTGCAGTTCCAAATTATAAAAGCTACGATGCATCATATTATAAAGAATTTTGGGCAGCTTATGATGTTCCAAGGCATTTATGGCATTTCTCTAGAAATAGTTTTAAATCTGTATTTAGTGGAACTTCATTTAAACAATCAGATTCCAAACCACTAATTTTCGATTCATATTATGTAAGCTTACTTTCAGAGAAATATAAAACTGGAAATTACAATTTTTTAAAAGCACTCTATATTGGATATATTTCCAATTCAAAAGCAAAATCATCTTCAGAGTATTCTTCAATTGCTTATTTCTTCAGAAAAAGGAGTTAG
- the ybeY gene encoding rRNA maturation RNase YbeY produces MQEKINFYSENDFDLEDHNRYSSWLERIILSEDKKLEEISYIFCDDEYLLNINQEYLDHDTYTDIITFDYCVGNILQADIYISTERVKENAESFQVDFDEELRRVLSHGILHLCGYKDKTVSQAEIMRGKEEEKMKLFHVEQS; encoded by the coding sequence ATGCAAGAGAAGATTAATTTTTATTCAGAAAATGATTTTGATTTAGAAGATCATAATCGTTATTCAAGCTGGTTGGAAAGGATAATTTTATCTGAAGATAAGAAGCTAGAAGAAATAAGTTATATATTTTGTGATGATGAATATCTTCTTAATATCAATCAGGAATACTTGGACCACGATACGTATACAGACATTATAACTTTTGATTATTGCGTGGGAAATATTCTGCAAGCAGATATCTATATTAGTACGGAACGTGTTAAGGAAAATGCTGAAAGTTTTCAAGTAGATTTCGACGAAGAATTAAGACGCGTGTTGTCTCATGGTATTCTACATTTATGTGGTTATAAGGATAAAACAGTTTCTCAGGCAGAGATCATGCGTGGTAAAGAAGAGGAAAAAATGAAATTGTTCCACGTGGAACAATCATAA
- a CDS encoding OmpH family outer membrane protein: MKKLLLVVLLAAGLTSCNEQKTAYVDTSKLIQEYKEMKEVEAEFTAKSDSIKGELDTMAQDFQREVEDYQSNMNSMSVDKRKEVEQTLMRKQQMIQQQQQMRGNQLREESDTVIDSIVSKVKGYVKDYGKDNGYTYIFGSNESANIMYAKDGLDITEEILEKLNAEYKK; this comes from the coding sequence ATGAAAAAATTACTATTGGTTGTTTTATTGGCAGCCGGACTTACAAGTTGTAATGAACAGAAAACAGCTTATGTAGATACTTCAAAATTAATTCAGGAGTATAAAGAGATGAAAGAGGTGGAAGCAGAATTCACAGCTAAGTCTGATAGTATTAAAGGTGAGTTAGATACTATGGCACAAGATTTCCAAAGAGAAGTTGAAGATTACCAGTCAAACATGAATAGTATGTCTGTAGATAAAAGAAAAGAAGTTGAACAAACTTTAATGCGTAAGCAACAAATGATTCAGCAACAACAGCAAATGAGAGGGAATCAATTACGTGAAGAAAGTGATACTGTTATAGACTCTATCGTTTCTAAAGTTAAAGGATATGTGAAAGACTATGGAAAAGATAATGGATACACTTATATCTTTGGTTCTAATGAATCTGCTAACATTATGTATGCTAAAGATGGGTTGGATATCACAGAAGAGATCTTAGAAAAACTTAATGCTGAGTACAAGAAATAG